From Pseudoalteromonas sp. Scap06:
CTGCAAAAGGCTCTCCTGCAGATGGTATTTTTACTTGGCAGCGTGTAAGCGGTCCTATTATAGATGTGTTTCCGCTTGAAGGGGCTGAACAAACCATCACTGCACCGGATGTAAAATCTGATAGTGAATTGGTCTTAAGGGTAAGCTATCAAACGCCAGATGGTAGTTTAGTGAATGACGAGTTGAGTGTTTTCATTTCCTCTAATAATCAGCTTCCTCTTGCTGTTGTTACTCAAGTTGCTCCTGCAAACTTACCCTCAGTTTATAAAGATACTGTAACCCTTAGTGGTTTAACTTCCACAGACCCCGATGAAAATGGCGAAATTAGTAGTTACTTGTGGCAATTATTATCTGGGCCTGATTTAACAATTGATAGCTATACCAATCCAACGCTTAGTTTTCCTCATCCATTATTAGAAAATAACACCAACTTAAAATGGCAACTCACCGTAACGGATGATGAGGGCGGGGTATCTGCATCACAATTTGATATGACTCTCAATAAAACAGCCCAAGTGATTATTGCCGATGCGGGTGCAGACCAAACAGTAGAAGAGTTTGATAAGGTTATTTTAGATGCGACGGCAAGCGAAGCGGCAACTCAGACTTATCAATGTAAGTGGCAACAACTTACCGGAAATACCGAAGCTCTTCTTGAACCGCAGTCATGTACTGCTAGCTTTTTCGCCTCTGATATTGATTTAAATGCAACTCTTAGCTTTGAAGTACAAGTTATGGATTTAAAAGGGCGTACCGACACAGATACTGTATTTATTGATGTAACACCTAAAGCGCTTGGGTTAATAAACGATACTGGGCTGGGTGAGTGTTATAACAATACTCAACGTATTAATTGTAATAATGATGAGTTTCCAGCTCAAGATGCTGATCTTGGGCGTGATAGTTTTGCCAATCGTTTAGGTAAAGTGGGTAAAGGGAATTTGGCTTTTGATTACACCAAACTTAATGAGTTTGCCGATGAGCTTCTTGATGATGCGTCGAACTTTAGCTGTATTCGCGATAATACTACCGGCCTTGTTTGGGAAGTGAAAAGTCCTTATTCCGGTGTGTTACCAAATACCTCACTGCGTGATGGACAAAACCGCTATATTTGGCAAGGGACTGTCAATAGTGGCGATGTAACGGGTAGTGCTAATACTACGTGCCCAAATAATACTGATTGTGGATTGCAAACCTATATAGATGAAGTTAACGCGCTTGATTTTTGTGGTGGCAGTAATTGGCGTTTACCCACTTATTCTGAGCTGTTAGGTTTAATCGACTACGGTAAACAAGGGCAAAATGTATTGATAGATACTGCATTTTTCCCTAATACACCATCGACTAATAGTGTCGGGCATTTACGCTACTGGACTTCACAGACCGCGGTTGATGGTGCCAGTTTATCTCAGGCTTACACTATCGATATGATGGATGGCAACGATTTAGCCTATCCAAAAGATAATACCGCTTACGTGCGCTTAGTTAGAAATCGTTAAGGTGATTATTATGAAATTAATTAAAGTCTCTATGTTATTAGCCTTGGGATTGAGCCAGTCACTTGCAGCGCAGCAGTGTTATGAAGAAGTTGCGACTAGCGATGATACCGACCGATTTGTGATTAATATTGATGGCACTGTGTCAGATACTAAAACAGGGCTGATGTGGCAACGCTGTAATTATGGCCAAGTTTATAATAGCGAAACAACTAGCTGCGATGGTGATACTCAGCCACTAAATTGGCAAGCTTCACTTAAAGGCGCAGTTAATGACAGCACAGCAGATTATAACGACTGGCAAGTACCAAGTATTAAAGAGTTAGCCAGTATAGTAGATCACCGTTGTACCGATCCAAGTATTAATGCGGATATTTTTTTAGCAACGCAGTCGCAAAATTATTGGTCTAACACCTCAGGTATTAGCAATATAAATTCGGCATGGGTTTATCAATTTTCCAGTGGTTTAAATAGCTTACATGCTAAAACAAGTAACGTATATTTACGCCTAGTACGCTATGAGAAGTAGTTAATTAATGTATTAGCGAATCTAAAAATGCGCTTTTATTTAGTTTAGCCTTTTTATTTACACTATTTTAATAATAAAGCCTGGTTGTAGTTGTCACCCAGGCTATTTTTTTGCCATTATAGGCCGTGAATTAACGACCAAGGACTATAAAGGTGTATTTAAGCTATTTTGGTTTACAAGAAAAGCCATTCTCAATTTCGCCTAACCCCCATTACTTATTTTTAAGTGAACGCCACAAAGAAGCATTAGCACACCTTACTTATGGGTTAGGTGAAGACGGTGGTTTTGTGCTGTTAACAGGTGAAGTGGGTACGGGTAAAACCACCATAACGCGTAGTATGTTAGAGCGACTGCCTGAAAATACCCAAGTAGCAATGATCCATAATCCTGCGTTATCAGAACTTGAACTGTTAGCCAGTATTTGCGATGAATTACAAATAACTTACGACGCCAAAAATGCAACCCTGAAAAGTTTAACGGATGTGATTAAAAAGCACCTTGAGTTTAATAATAAAGCGGGGGGGCATACTATTTTGATTATTGATGAAGCACAATTGCTTGCCCCTGATGTGCTAGAACAACTTCGCTTATTAACCAATATTGAAACGGATCATAAAAAGTTATTACAAATAGTATTAGTAGGGCAGCCTGAGTTACAGGTACTTCTAAAGCGAAATGAGTTAAGGCAGCTGGCACAGCGTATTACTGCCAGATATCACTTGTTAGCACTAACACCAGGGCAAACCATTGCTTATATTCAACATCGGCTGCATATTGCAGGTTGTGACAAGAAAATATTTTCAATGGAAGCAATGCAAATGGTGCATCAGCTCACAGGCGGTGTGCCACGATTAATGAATCTGGTGTGTGAACGCGCATTAGTAGGGGCATTTTCGAAACAACAAGAAATTGTTGGCAGTGATATTGTTAAACAAGCGGCGAGTGAATCTTTACCTATCGACTTTATTGTTACAAATAATAAGGTGAGTAAAACAGGTTCGATTTGGCCTTATAGCGCTGCTGCGTTAATGCTTTTTGGTGCAGGAATTGGCCTGTCTTTTATTTTTTAGTTAGGTGATTCATGTCTTATTTATTAGATGCGTTAAAGCAGTCAAAGCACGATACCATGAGCGCTGAGCAATATGACTTGCAAGCGCAACAATTAAAACAACAACGCCAGTTGATGACCTATCGTCGAATTAGTTTTTTACTCGCAGGAAGTTTATTGGCAACGGGTATATTGGCCAGTGGCTTCTTTGTCGGCAAGTGGGCGCAACAAGAAAATGTAACCGTTAAAAATGAGCCTGTTCAAAATGACCTTAGTCAAAAAGAGTCAGGGGTTGTAGAAAAACCAACAACAAATGCAGAGGAAGTACAAAGAACGGTTGCTCAAACAGTAACAACTCCTCAAGCGCCCATTGTAACAGCTGCGCCTAACAATTCTGTGCCGCTGGCAGGGCAGTTGGTTTATGTACAAACCCCAACGGGTGTACAGCAAATGTTGCTGACGCCACAAGGACAATATTTACCTATGAGCGTTAATCAAGCGTCTCAAGGGCAAACGCAAAATTTCTCGACGCAGAATAACGCTTCATCTAGTTTTCAATCACCGAGCAGTCAACCGCAAAGTGTCCCAACTCAATCAGCGAAAAGAACACTTACTGCAGATGAGTTGAGTAAATATAAGGTGTTAGGTAAACCACTTAATCAAAATGTGCCTGCGCAGCCAGAGTCAAATGATGAACTTGATACGGTTCCCGATACGCTGAAAAATGCGTTTGCGCAAGCCGTTAATAGTACAGAAACAACAGCCGACTATGAAGTAACTCAAGGCTCTCGCCTTTCATCACGAGTACAGCCTGTTGAGCTACTTCCTGATGGCTTACAAAGTATGTTACCAAGTATTAAGTATCAGGCGCACATTTATTCTTCAGCTGCGGATAAACGCTGGATAAAGCTCAATGGCAGAGAGCTATATGAAGGGGAGTCTATTGGTGCGTTGAAGCTGTTAGAAATAGCGCCAGATCAGAGCGTACTTGATTTCGATGGTTATGAATTTAGCTTAAAAGCCTTGCAAGATTGGCCACAATAGTGGCCAATTAACTAAAGATAGAGTGCTTATAAAAGCCTTCTAAATCTATATTATATTCATTGGGTTTTATTGCTGATTCAAGCGTGTCCTTCGTTCTTTTATTTGCTAAATCAACGTCTTGAACTTCAGTGTAACGCCCATGTTTTGCATTGAAAAACGTTTTTACTACTGGCTTTAATGGTGTTGCTGGATTGCTTTGAGTAACGAGTCCCACCTTTTGGCTTGAGAGTTTTACCAGTGTGCCCACAGGGTGAATACCAATGCACTGAATAAACTTATTAAGTAGCACCCCATCAAAGCTATCTGGGCAGCCTTGCTTTAAAATTTTAAATGCTCTAATTGGCTCCATGCCTGCTTTATAAACCCGTTCAGCGGTTAATGCATCATAAACATCAACAATAGACGCCATACGAACGTACTGGCTTATTTCATTGCCTTGTTTGCCAAAGGGATAGCCTTTACCATCTAAACGCTCGTGATGCATACCTGCAATATCTACGGCAATCCCCGTTAATCCTGCGTCTTCTAGTATCTCTTTGCTAAAGAGCGCATGATTCTGCATCACTTTGAATTCTTCGTCCGTATAACGACCTGGTTTGTTGAGAATAGCATCAGGGATTTTTATTTTTCCCATATCATGTAAAAGAGCGCCAGTGGCAAGTTCTTCAATAATTGCTTTTTCAATACCGAGATGTTTGGCAAAAATACTCATCAAAATAGACACATTTATCGAGTGCTCTAACAAATAGGCATCTTTTTGGCGCATTTGTGTAATGCACGCTAGAGCATCTTGATTTCTAAATACGGAGTCAATAAACCCACTAGCCAGTTCTTTAAAAGGCGCAACATCAACAGTACGCCCAGACTCTATATCGCCAAAAGCTTTGGTTTGCAGGTTTTTTGCTTCATCGTAAAGCTTTTTAGCTTTACTCATTTCTTGCTCAGCACTGTGGGTAATTAACCAAGGATCGCGCTTTTTGATTTCGTGCTGAGTAGGTAAGGTTGCTTGTGTTTCAGGTGCTTCAGATTCGAGCATTTTATCAGGGTCGATTTCAACCTCTAAAATTCCTGATTTTATTAATTTATCAATTCCACTTTGAGTTTTAACCCAGCCTTGGTTTTTTATTCTAATGCTACCAGTTTGTTTAACAACTTTTTGTACAAACATACCAGGCTTTAGCTGTGAAGTAGGAATGATTTTCAAAGTGAACTCTAATTAACAGTTATTATTTTTTAAATTAACAAATAAATGCGTAGATAGGAATAAAAAAGGCATCAAATAGATGCCTTTATTTAGATTAATGCATTAATTGCTATTCATCATCTTCAACAAGGGTCATCAACGAGGTGTTACCGCCTGATGCCGTCGTGTCTATACTGATTGTTTTTTCAGTAATTAAGCGCTTAATTAGCGTGTCGTAATACTCAGAGCTGATCACTGGTAGTATTGCGCCTTTACGTTGTGCAAGCTGTTGG
This genomic window contains:
- a CDS encoding DUF1566 domain-containing protein, translating into MKAISLIPLMACLLLAACGGGDGADNSDIKTSVFAGNDLQVVEKSEFTISAKGSPADGIFTWQRVSGPIIDVFPLEGAEQTITAPDVKSDSELVLRVSYQTPDGSLVNDELSVFISSNNQLPLAVVTQVAPANLPSVYKDTVTLSGLTSTDPDENGEISSYLWQLLSGPDLTIDSYTNPTLSFPHPLLENNTNLKWQLTVTDDEGGVSASQFDMTLNKTAQVIIADAGADQTVEEFDKVILDATASEAATQTYQCKWQQLTGNTEALLEPQSCTASFFASDIDLNATLSFEVQVMDLKGRTDTDTVFIDVTPKALGLINDTGLGECYNNTQRINCNNDEFPAQDADLGRDSFANRLGKVGKGNLAFDYTKLNEFADELLDDASNFSCIRDNTTGLVWEVKSPYSGVLPNTSLRDGQNRYIWQGTVNSGDVTGSANTTCPNNTDCGLQTYIDEVNALDFCGGSNWRLPTYSELLGLIDYGKQGQNVLIDTAFFPNTPSTNSVGHLRYWTSQTAVDGASLSQAYTIDMMDGNDLAYPKDNTAYVRLVRNR
- a CDS encoding DUF1566 domain-containing protein, whose amino-acid sequence is MKLIKVSMLLALGLSQSLAAQQCYEEVATSDDTDRFVINIDGTVSDTKTGLMWQRCNYGQVYNSETTSCDGDTQPLNWQASLKGAVNDSTADYNDWQVPSIKELASIVDHRCTDPSINADIFLATQSQNYWSNTSGISNINSAWVYQFSSGLNSLHAKTSNVYLRLVRYEK
- a CDS encoding ExeA family protein, with protein sequence MYLSYFGLQEKPFSISPNPHYLFLSERHKEALAHLTYGLGEDGGFVLLTGEVGTGKTTITRSMLERLPENTQVAMIHNPALSELELLASICDELQITYDAKNATLKSLTDVIKKHLEFNNKAGGHTILIIDEAQLLAPDVLEQLRLLTNIETDHKKLLQIVLVGQPELQVLLKRNELRQLAQRITARYHLLALTPGQTIAYIQHRLHIAGCDKKIFSMEAMQMVHQLTGGVPRLMNLVCERALVGAFSKQQEIVGSDIVKQAASESLPIDFIVTNNKVSKTGSIWPYSAAALMLFGAGIGLSFIF
- a CDS encoding general secretion pathway protein GspB yields the protein MSYLLDALKQSKHDTMSAEQYDLQAQQLKQQRQLMTYRRISFLLAGSLLATGILASGFFVGKWAQQENVTVKNEPVQNDLSQKESGVVEKPTTNAEEVQRTVAQTVTTPQAPIVTAAPNNSVPLAGQLVYVQTPTGVQQMLLTPQGQYLPMSVNQASQGQTQNFSTQNNASSSFQSPSSQPQSVPTQSAKRTLTADELSKYKVLGKPLNQNVPAQPESNDELDTVPDTLKNAFAQAVNSTETTADYEVTQGSRLSSRVQPVELLPDGLQSMLPSIKYQAHIYSSAADKRWIKLNGRELYEGESIGALKLLEIAPDQSVLDFDGYEFSLKALQDWPQ
- a CDS encoding HD-GYP domain-containing protein, translating into MKIIPTSQLKPGMFVQKVVKQTGSIRIKNQGWVKTQSGIDKLIKSGILEVEIDPDKMLESEAPETQATLPTQHEIKKRDPWLITHSAEQEMSKAKKLYDEAKNLQTKAFGDIESGRTVDVAPFKELASGFIDSVFRNQDALACITQMRQKDAYLLEHSINVSILMSIFAKHLGIEKAIIEELATGALLHDMGKIKIPDAILNKPGRYTDEEFKVMQNHALFSKEILEDAGLTGIAVDIAGMHHERLDGKGYPFGKQGNEISQYVRMASIVDVYDALTAERVYKAGMEPIRAFKILKQGCPDSFDGVLLNKFIQCIGIHPVGTLVKLSSQKVGLVTQSNPATPLKPVVKTFFNAKHGRYTEVQDVDLANKRTKDTLESAIKPNEYNIDLEGFYKHSIFS